From Rhodococcus sp. B7740, one genomic window encodes:
- a CDS encoding APC family permease: MSKSPLRQAVSGKMLFVFILGDVLGAGIYALVGEIAGEVGGAIWLPMLVALLMALLTAASYAELVTKYPRAGGAAVFAQRAYKKPLVSFLVGFSMLAAGVTSAAGLALAFSGDYLGVFLDVPAVPAAVVFLLLVGLLNARGITESLRANLAMTVVEVSGLVLIVALAGLVLSRGDGTPSRVLEFTDATTPTLAVLGAALLAFYSFVGFETSANIAEEVEDVRRVYPRALLGAVTVAGVVYVLVGLAVSTVVPADTLAQSTGPLLEVVDAADAGIPPWVFGLVALVAVANGALLTMIMASRLTFGMARDGLLPGALAKVLPGRRTPWAAIVATTVVAMVLCSTGSVAALAETVVLLLLFVFVSTNVAVLVLRSDRTDSGHFRTPTALPVLALITCAVLLTQQSAATWLRAGLLLAVGVALYFVGNLLTDKTDTDRRSAVS, encoded by the coding sequence GTGAGCAAGTCCCCACTGCGACAGGCAGTCTCGGGAAAAATGCTGTTCGTCTTCATTCTCGGCGATGTGCTCGGTGCCGGAATCTACGCTCTCGTCGGCGAGATAGCGGGCGAGGTCGGCGGAGCGATCTGGCTGCCCATGCTCGTCGCCCTGCTGATGGCACTGCTGACCGCTGCGTCGTACGCAGAACTCGTCACCAAGTACCCACGAGCAGGCGGCGCAGCCGTGTTCGCGCAGCGGGCGTACAAGAAACCGCTCGTGTCGTTTCTGGTGGGATTCTCGATGCTCGCCGCAGGTGTCACCAGCGCCGCCGGCCTGGCGCTTGCCTTCTCGGGCGACTACCTGGGCGTGTTCCTCGACGTGCCCGCCGTCCCCGCCGCAGTGGTCTTCCTGCTTCTGGTCGGGCTGCTCAACGCTCGCGGGATCACCGAATCGTTGCGGGCGAACCTCGCCATGACGGTCGTCGAGGTATCGGGTCTGGTGCTGATCGTCGCCCTCGCCGGTCTCGTGCTGAGCCGGGGTGACGGCACGCCGTCCAGGGTCCTCGAATTCACCGACGCGACGACTCCGACGCTCGCGGTGCTCGGCGCGGCTCTGCTCGCGTTCTATTCGTTCGTCGGATTCGAGACGTCGGCGAACATCGCCGAAGAAGTCGAGGACGTGCGCCGGGTCTACCCACGGGCTCTTCTCGGTGCTGTCACCGTCGCCGGGGTGGTGTACGTGCTCGTCGGTCTCGCAGTGTCCACCGTCGTGCCCGCCGACACCCTGGCGCAATCGACCGGTCCGCTACTCGAGGTCGTCGACGCTGCCGATGCGGGCATTCCGCCGTGGGTCTTCGGCCTCGTCGCACTGGTAGCCGTGGCCAACGGCGCACTGCTGACCATGATCATGGCGTCGCGACTGACCTTCGGCATGGCTCGTGACGGTCTGCTTCCCGGCGCATTGGCCAAGGTTCTGCCGGGCCGCAGAACTCCGTGGGCAGCGATCGTGGCCACCACCGTCGTCGCGATGGTGTTGTGCAGCACCGGTTCCGTCGCTGCGCTTGCGGAGACGGTCGTGCTGCTCCTGCTGTTCGTCTTCGTCAGCACCAACGTGGCGGTACTGGTGCTTCGCAGCGATCGCACCGACTCCGGTCATTTCCGGACGCCGACCGCACTCCCCGTGCTGGCACTGATCACGTGCGCAGTTCTACTGACCCAGCAGTCCGCGGCAACGTGGCTGCGCGCCGGATTGCTCCTCGCCGTGGGAGTAGCGCTGTACTTCGTCGGTAACCTGCTGACCGACAAGACCGATACCGACCGGAGGAGTGCAGTCTCATGA
- a CDS encoding phytoene desaturase family protein, producing the protein MTTTEVDAIVIGSGHNGLVAAAAMADAGWDVVVLEAAEHAGGAVRSAELVPGFTSDLFSAFYPLALASPAMTALDLESHGLQWSHSPAVYGHARSPQDTDAPVVHHDVETTAALLSEHDARDGRTWLRLFEQWERIREPFMNSLFGPFPPVVPAARLVHTLGVPETLRFARFAALPARVMAHELFYSEAARCLLLGNAMHGDVPTDAPVSGMMGWLLTMLAQDVGFPAPVGGSSALTTALIRRGAASGAALECGQAVEHIEVRGGRARGVHTAAGDTFRARRAIVADVSAPALYGSLLPFDAVPRRVHDDLRTFEWDTPVVKVNYALDRRIPWNSPSLADAGTVHLGADDNGLVHWAADLTTGVLPQSPFMLFGQMTTADRSRSPEGTESAWAYTHLPRGVVDDAAADTVADRVDEVLDAHAPGFADSVVGRVVQRPSDLYGADANLHGGAVNGGTAQLQQQLIFRPTPGLGRAETPVEGLFLGSASAHPGGGVHGAAGLNAARAALGQRGVHGWMKKKITGSLIDVLTR; encoded by the coding sequence ATGACCACCACCGAGGTCGACGCGATCGTGATCGGCAGTGGCCACAACGGCTTGGTTGCGGCGGCAGCGATGGCCGACGCCGGCTGGGACGTCGTGGTCCTCGAGGCTGCCGAACATGCAGGCGGCGCTGTGCGCAGCGCCGAGCTCGTTCCCGGTTTCACCAGCGACCTCTTCAGCGCCTTCTATCCGCTGGCGCTCGCCTCGCCTGCCATGACTGCACTCGACTTGGAAAGCCACGGGCTGCAGTGGTCGCACTCCCCCGCGGTGTACGGCCATGCGCGGTCACCGCAGGACACCGACGCTCCGGTCGTTCACCACGACGTCGAGACCACCGCTGCGCTGCTGTCGGAACACGACGCGCGAGACGGCCGAACCTGGCTGCGGCTCTTCGAGCAGTGGGAGCGCATTCGCGAGCCCTTCATGAATTCGCTGTTCGGACCGTTTCCACCCGTCGTCCCAGCGGCTCGACTCGTCCACACCTTGGGGGTGCCCGAGACACTGCGCTTCGCGCGATTCGCGGCCCTTCCCGCCCGGGTGATGGCTCACGAGCTCTTCTACAGCGAGGCTGCTCGCTGCCTGCTGCTGGGCAACGCCATGCACGGTGACGTCCCGACCGATGCCCCGGTGAGCGGCATGATGGGCTGGCTGCTCACGATGCTGGCTCAGGACGTCGGGTTTCCGGCCCCTGTGGGCGGATCGTCTGCGCTGACGACCGCATTGATTCGTCGTGGTGCCGCGTCGGGTGCGGCGCTCGAGTGCGGTCAGGCGGTCGAGCACATCGAGGTGCGCGGCGGCCGCGCTCGCGGGGTGCACACCGCTGCCGGAGACACGTTTCGAGCGCGTCGGGCGATAGTGGCCGACGTGTCCGCACCGGCTCTGTACGGTTCACTGCTTCCGTTCGACGCCGTGCCGCGCCGAGTGCACGACGACTTGCGCACCTTCGAGTGGGACACCCCGGTGGTCAAGGTGAACTACGCACTCGATCGTCGAATACCCTGGAACTCACCGTCTTTGGCCGACGCCGGCACCGTCCATCTCGGTGCGGACGACAACGGCCTCGTGCACTGGGCGGCAGATCTCACCACCGGAGTTCTTCCCCAGAGCCCGTTCATGCTGTTCGGCCAGATGACCACTGCCGATCGGAGCAGGTCACCGGAGGGCACCGAAAGCGCTTGGGCCTACACACATCTGCCGAGGGGCGTCGTCGACGACGCGGCCGCCGACACCGTGGCGGATCGGGTCGACGAAGTCCTCGACGCCCATGCACCGGGATTTGCCGATTCGGTCGTCGGGCGGGTCGTCCAACGACCGAGCGATCTGTACGGTGCCGATGCCAATCTGCACGGTGGTGCGGTGAACGGCGGAACCGCGCAGCTGCAGCAGCAGTTGATATTTCGACCGACGCCGGGGCTGGGGCGGGCGGAAACGCCGGTGGAAGGACTGTTTCTCGGGTCGGCATCGGCGCACCCCGGTGGAGGAGTGCACGGAGCCGCCGGCCTCAACGCTGCCCGGGCAGCGCTGGGCCAGCGAGGTGTACACGGCTGGATGAAGAAGAAAATCACCGGTTCGCTCATCGACGTGTTGACCCGGTGA
- a CDS encoding STAS domain-containing protein has translation MLTSTATMERSIRDDEGVFRVETVVRPDGHNILRASGELDMSTRAEFVHSLDRLAAASDRVCVDLSAVSFMYSGVANAIIDATYVHPGKIAVLAPARSVRMVLEVLGAGDLFVDAFRS, from the coding sequence ATGTTGACCAGCACTGCAACGATGGAACGCTCCATTCGCGACGACGAGGGCGTGTTTCGGGTCGAGACCGTCGTTCGACCGGACGGACACAACATTCTGCGAGCGTCGGGCGAACTCGACATGTCGACCAGAGCCGAGTTCGTGCACAGCCTGGACCGCCTGGCCGCCGCCTCCGATCGGGTCTGTGTCGATCTGTCGGCGGTGTCGTTCATGTACTCCGGCGTTGCCAACGCAATAATCGATGCCACCTACGTACATCCGGGCAAGATCGCCGTGCTCGCGCCTGCACGATCGGTGCGTATGGTCCTGGAGGTACTGGGCGCAGGCGACCTGTTCGTCGACGCGTTTCGGTCGTGA
- a CDS encoding STAS domain-containing protein yields MPDEPTGAAFEIVAADHDATTVLTVRGELDLDTIPELSAAAFPAADTARAGLVVDLTDVSFLSSSAITVLVRVCDRLPDASLMALVAVDGVVVRPVQLSGIDRVMATFTTVPDAVAHVRSAALDSEVDR; encoded by the coding sequence ATGCCAGACGAGCCGACCGGAGCAGCCTTCGAGATCGTGGCAGCGGACCACGACGCGACGACCGTGCTCACCGTTCGAGGCGAACTCGATCTCGACACCATACCGGAGCTGTCGGCTGCTGCGTTCCCGGCGGCAGACACAGCCCGGGCCGGACTCGTGGTGGATCTGACGGATGTGAGCTTCCTGTCGTCGAGCGCCATCACCGTACTGGTGCGAGTCTGCGATCGACTGCCCGATGCCTCGCTCATGGCGCTCGTGGCAGTCGATGGTGTCGTGGTTCGGCCCGTGCAGCTCAGCGGAATCGATCGGGTGATGGCCACTTTCACGACCGTCCCCGACGCGGTGGCTCACGTGCGGTCGGCAGCTCTCGACTCGGAAGTCGACCGATGA
- a CDS encoding ATP-binding protein, with protein MTESSPGPTPQRWSHTAPAESAVATALRRRLHHWVLELGVSNSLVDDIVLGVYEALANVVEHAYHAVPEPGTMTVTAAYEHRTLTVTISDTGTWRPPTPTTNRSHGLQLAAAVSDDLLVDHRPGFGTIVTAVWTDPVSASRSSSATRSS; from the coding sequence ATGACCGAGAGCAGTCCCGGACCCACTCCACAGCGTTGGAGCCACACCGCACCGGCCGAATCGGCCGTGGCGACCGCGCTTCGACGCCGGCTGCATCACTGGGTTCTCGAACTGGGAGTGAGCAACTCGTTGGTGGACGACATCGTCCTCGGGGTCTACGAAGCGCTCGCGAACGTGGTCGAGCATGCCTACCACGCAGTGCCCGAGCCCGGAACGATGACGGTCACCGCCGCGTACGAACATCGAACCCTGACTGTCACGATTTCCGACACCGGAACGTGGCGGCCACCGACGCCGACGACCAATCGCAGCCATGGGTTGCAACTCGCTGCCGCAGTGTCGGACGACCTCCTCGTCGATCACCGGCCGGGGTTCGGGACCATCGTGACTGCGGTGTGGACCGATCCGGTCTCGGCGAGCCGCTCCAGTTCTGCCACCCGCTCGTCGTGA
- a CDS encoding PP2C family protein-serine/threonine phosphatase — MSATAAELLDSAPCGVFSVDVATARILYANAAAARITARSRDALVGTSVTDLFTIEFEPVLTALIDVASNSRADSPIGASAKLTVAPDRSDAIAVSILANALRTPTGPMTVTMTLHNETERNVRERDLIDARDNAEAAQDSAEAALDRSQDALGASEEARKQAEAERTQVQILASTLQRTLLPPILSAPTGMNVAAHYHPASIDEVGGDFYDVFPLDNRTWGFFLGDVSGKGAGAAAVTSLTRYTLRAAAVFDRDPISVLANLNTVLHHDFHGDDPRFCTVVFGTITPGPDGAVVDLASGGHPPALRIGHDAVVDFVDTTGGQLVGALAEPHFASASVTLRPGDVMAFYTDGLTEAIVGPGRTRFDDDGGLESFATEKGPTTAPKIVDDLTSLLASFGDGLQDDVALLAFEVPRVDADA, encoded by the coding sequence ATGTCTGCCACCGCTGCTGAATTGCTCGACAGTGCACCGTGCGGGGTGTTCTCCGTCGATGTGGCCACGGCACGGATCCTCTACGCCAATGCTGCCGCCGCCCGCATCACCGCACGCAGTCGTGACGCCCTCGTGGGAACGTCGGTCACCGACCTGTTCACGATCGAGTTCGAGCCCGTACTGACGGCGCTGATCGACGTCGCGTCGAATTCACGGGCCGACTCCCCGATCGGAGCCTCCGCGAAGCTGACCGTCGCACCCGACAGGAGCGATGCAATCGCCGTGTCGATACTCGCCAACGCCCTGCGCACGCCCACAGGTCCCATGACGGTGACGATGACGCTGCACAACGAGACCGAGCGGAACGTCCGCGAAAGAGATCTGATCGACGCTCGCGACAACGCCGAGGCGGCGCAGGACAGCGCCGAAGCCGCTCTGGACAGATCACAGGATGCACTGGGCGCCTCGGAGGAAGCGCGCAAGCAGGCCGAGGCAGAGAGAACGCAAGTGCAGATTCTGGCGTCGACCCTGCAACGCACCCTGCTCCCCCCGATCCTGTCCGCTCCGACGGGTATGAATGTGGCGGCTCACTATCACCCCGCATCCATCGACGAGGTCGGTGGCGATTTCTACGATGTGTTCCCCCTCGACAATCGGACATGGGGATTCTTCCTCGGTGACGTCAGCGGGAAGGGTGCCGGAGCCGCCGCCGTCACCTCGCTGACCCGGTACACCCTGCGCGCCGCGGCGGTGTTCGACCGCGACCCGATCTCTGTGCTCGCGAACCTCAATACCGTTCTGCACCACGACTTCCACGGCGACGACCCCCGTTTCTGCACAGTGGTTTTCGGCACCATCACTCCGGGACCCGACGGCGCGGTGGTCGACCTAGCCAGCGGCGGACATCCCCCGGCACTGCGTATCGGTCACGACGCCGTCGTGGACTTCGTCGACACCACCGGTGGTCAGTTGGTCGGAGCATTGGCCGAGCCGCACTTCGCGTCGGCATCGGTGACACTGCGACCCGGCGACGTCATGGCCTTTTACACCGATGGGTTGACCGAGGCGATCGTCGGACCGGGGCGAACACGCTTCGACGACGACGGTGGCCTCGAATCTTTTGCTACCGAAAAAGGTCCGACGACTGCGCCGAAGATCGTCGACGATCTCACGTCACTTCTGGCTTCCTTCGGAGACGGTCTGCAGGACGACGTTGCACTGCTCGCCTTCGAGGTACCCCGGGTCGACGCCGACGCGTAG
- a CDS encoding TetR/AcrR family transcriptional regulator, producing MSPKSTPREQLLRAGSRLLTDLDMSVLARSLSIASVVEEAGLSHQTFHNAYPGSSRAGERGGKEAFVEDLLAHVTLQYTKPGDAEHASSDLASYFEQLTSGLLRRRMIGAMIASDHAGARSSLAPEFDAMDAAVEDAVRHKLRALGGSVRTPLTVTGLSHVLVALLDGLAFRETLSPGTVPTSRASTAVESLLEWAVDPVHSDRRERTAGPVDVPASLDGFDHSRADIESDVIAATERLFAAHGYFSVTLADIATASSLTVADLKRLFPSKVDIIVAALTPEFERVLRLGRADARLEVEPIAALERSVGRLAEFVARNRSMSSGMLLALSFEQFHEPSTVTTIREQLPLPSALTPILERGQRRGDFGTEASASEVATILANNVVIRSVSRSEEGPEQVSDYVLRVFLSGIRAR from the coding sequence TTGAGCCCGAAATCCACACCCCGCGAACAACTGCTGCGGGCGGGCTCACGATTGTTGACCGATCTCGATATGTCGGTGCTCGCACGATCGCTGTCTATCGCCTCGGTCGTGGAAGAAGCCGGGTTGTCGCACCAGACTTTCCACAATGCGTACCCCGGGTCCTCCCGTGCCGGGGAGCGTGGTGGCAAGGAAGCGTTCGTCGAGGACTTGCTCGCGCACGTGACTCTGCAGTACACGAAGCCCGGCGATGCAGAGCATGCCTCGTCGGATCTCGCGTCCTACTTCGAGCAACTGACCTCCGGTCTGCTGCGCAGGAGAATGATCGGCGCGATGATCGCCTCCGACCACGCCGGAGCGAGATCGTCGTTGGCACCCGAATTCGATGCCATGGACGCCGCAGTCGAGGATGCCGTCCGGCACAAGCTCCGTGCACTCGGGGGTTCGGTGAGAACGCCGCTGACGGTGACCGGACTGTCCCATGTCCTCGTCGCCCTGCTCGACGGTCTTGCTTTCCGTGAGACCCTGAGCCCGGGAACGGTGCCCACGTCTCGTGCGTCCACGGCTGTCGAATCGCTGCTGGAATGGGCGGTGGACCCAGTTCACTCGGATCGTCGTGAACGCACAGCGGGACCCGTGGACGTGCCCGCTTCTCTCGACGGTTTCGATCATTCGAGGGCCGACATCGAATCCGACGTCATCGCGGCGACCGAGAGGTTGTTCGCGGCACACGGATATTTCTCGGTCACCCTCGCCGACATCGCCACTGCTTCCTCGCTCACCGTTGCCGATCTCAAGCGCCTGTTCCCGAGCAAGGTCGACATCATCGTTGCCGCACTGACGCCCGAGTTCGAGCGCGTCCTCCGGCTGGGTCGTGCGGACGCCCGACTGGAGGTGGAACCCATTGCGGCTCTGGAACGTTCGGTCGGTCGGCTTGCGGAATTCGTGGCGCGCAACCGCTCGATGAGCTCGGGGATGCTGCTGGCACTGAGCTTCGAGCAGTTTCACGAGCCGAGCACTGTCACCACCATTCGGGAGCAACTCCCACTGCCCTCGGCGCTCACCCCAATCCTCGAACGTGGCCAGCGTCGAGGCGACTTCGGTACCGAGGCGTCGGCAAGCGAAGTTGCGACGATACTCGCCAACAACGTGGTGATCAGGTCCGTCTCACGGTCCGAGGAAGGTCCGGAACAAGTCTCCGACTACGTCCTGCGGGTGTTCCTGTCGGGAATACGCGCACGTTGA
- a CDS encoding LuxR C-terminal-related transcriptional regulator has translation MTSTGLSTTTIQVASGTAIHPAQRFAPRRSASTVRARTVANPGTETPRSQQEATRFADPGLTAREIAVLGAWLRCDSKQEVCAVLHIALGTVNTHLSRIRAKYAAVGRAAPTKASLVARALQDGLVTLDDL, from the coding sequence GTGACGAGTACAGGTCTGTCGACCACGACGATTCAGGTCGCGTCCGGTACCGCGATCCATCCGGCGCAGCGATTCGCGCCGCGCCGCAGTGCATCGACCGTGCGCGCCAGGACCGTCGCAAATCCCGGTACCGAGACTCCCAGGTCACAGCAGGAAGCGACGAGGTTCGCCGATCCCGGACTCACCGCCCGCGAGATCGCGGTCCTGGGTGCGTGGTTGCGCTGCGACTCCAAACAAGAAGTGTGTGCGGTTCTGCACATCGCACTCGGCACGGTCAATACCCACCTGTCTCGAATTCGCGCGAAGTACGCCGCCGTCGGTCGTGCGGCACCGACCAAAGCGTCGCTCGTGGCCCGGGCGCTGCAGGACGGCTTGGTCACCCTCGACGATCTGTGA
- a CDS encoding MBL fold metallo-hydrolase produces MALRIGRPALPGPAEIATTESAGPHSPVTVSFLGVSTVLFDDGRSAILTDGFFSRPSLPKTLVRPLRSDMGRIAAALRRAGITTLDSVLCAHSHYDHALDSAAVALRTGAVLVGGSSTGFIGQGSGLSDDRIVVVANGETTVQGNFAVSFVESVHSYPDRAHGRIERPLTQPARVREYRCGEAWSMHIEHVPSGRTALVHSSAGFRSGMLEGRRADVVYLSIGQLGRRPRAFIEQYWQETVVAVGARRVVLTHWDNFFRSLDEPLQALAYVFDDMSASVDVLNACARRDDIDLELPILWRRADPWAERA; encoded by the coding sequence GTGGCCCTCAGAATCGGTCGTCCCGCGCTGCCGGGTCCGGCGGAGATCGCCACCACTGAGTCGGCGGGTCCCCATTCGCCGGTGACAGTGTCGTTTCTCGGTGTCAGCACCGTGCTCTTCGACGACGGCCGATCGGCGATCCTCACCGACGGCTTCTTCTCGCGACCGTCGCTTCCGAAAACCCTCGTACGACCGCTGCGGTCGGACATGGGGCGCATCGCTGCAGCCCTGCGCAGAGCGGGGATCACCACGCTCGACTCGGTGCTGTGTGCCCACTCGCACTACGATCACGCACTCGACTCGGCGGCGGTAGCGCTGCGTACCGGTGCAGTTCTGGTCGGCGGTTCCTCGACCGGGTTCATCGGGCAGGGTTCCGGGCTCTCGGACGACCGGATCGTCGTGGTCGCGAACGGTGAGACAACGGTGCAGGGCAACTTCGCCGTCTCCTTTGTCGAATCGGTTCACTCGTATCCGGATCGGGCGCACGGCAGGATCGAGCGGCCACTGACCCAGCCGGCTCGGGTGCGTGAGTACCGATGCGGGGAGGCATGGTCGATGCACATCGAACACGTTCCCAGCGGCCGTACGGCACTGGTGCACAGCAGCGCCGGTTTTCGTTCCGGCATGCTCGAAGGCCGCCGTGCCGACGTGGTCTACCTCTCGATAGGGCAGCTCGGTCGACGGCCGCGCGCGTTCATCGAGCAGTACTGGCAGGAGACGGTCGTGGCGGTCGGTGCCCGACGCGTGGTGTTGACGCACTGGGACAACTTCTTTCGGTCCCTGGACGAACCACTGCAAGCGCTCGCGTACGTCTTCGACGACATGTCTGCCTCCGTCGATGTGCTGAACGCCTGCGCGCGGAGAGACGACATCGACCTCGAATTGCCGATCCTGTGGCGACGCGCGGACCCGTGGGCGGAACGAGCCTGA
- a CDS encoding FAD-binding dehydrogenase, whose amino-acid sequence MDADVIVVGAGLAGLVATAELADAGKRVLLLDQEPEQNLGGQAFWSLGGLFMVDTPEQRRMGIKDSAELAWQDWLGTATFDRGIDDPAGEDYWGHQWARAYLDFAAGEKRSWLHAQGVRWVPIVGWAERGGYLAEGHGNSVPRFHLTWGTGPGVVAPFERRVREAADKGLVRFGFRHRVDEFIVSAGTVEGVRGVVLEPSAAERGSGSTRVEVGEFELRAGAVLVTAGGIGANHDMVRENWPARLGTAPKSLISGVPEHVDGRMLGITEKVGGRLVNKDRMWHYTEGIKNWNPIWKNHGIRIIPGPSSMWFDARGRRFPVPNFPGFDTLGTLKAIQDSGFDYSWFVLTQKIIEKEFALSGSEQNPDITGKNLKLVLGRVLPGASGPVEAFKKNGKDFVVADTLAELVQGMNKISGENLIDLVDLKRQIEARDREVDNPFTKDLQISAIHNSRRSRGERIARTASPHKILDPKSGPLIAVRLNIITRKTLGGIQTDLQGRVLDGDGHAIDGLWAAGEIAGFGGGGVHGYRSLEGTFLGGCIFGGRQAGRAIATQA is encoded by the coding sequence ATGGACGCAGACGTGATCGTGGTGGGTGCAGGCTTGGCCGGACTGGTGGCGACCGCCGAACTGGCCGACGCCGGAAAACGGGTGCTCCTCCTCGACCAGGAGCCCGAGCAGAACCTGGGCGGTCAAGCGTTCTGGTCCCTGGGCGGTCTGTTCATGGTCGACACCCCGGAGCAGCGACGCATGGGCATCAAGGATTCCGCGGAGCTTGCGTGGCAGGACTGGCTCGGCACCGCTACCTTCGATCGCGGCATCGACGATCCGGCCGGCGAGGACTACTGGGGACACCAGTGGGCGCGCGCGTACCTCGACTTCGCGGCGGGGGAGAAGCGCTCCTGGCTGCACGCGCAGGGCGTGCGGTGGGTACCCATAGTCGGGTGGGCCGAACGTGGTGGCTACCTCGCCGAGGGACACGGGAATTCGGTTCCGCGGTTCCACCTGACCTGGGGTACCGGGCCCGGGGTTGTCGCACCGTTCGAGCGGCGCGTGCGGGAGGCCGCCGACAAGGGATTGGTGCGCTTCGGTTTTCGTCACCGCGTCGACGAGTTCATCGTCAGTGCAGGCACAGTTGAGGGAGTTCGCGGCGTAGTTCTCGAACCCAGTGCCGCGGAACGAGGTTCGGGTAGTACCCGCGTCGAGGTGGGCGAGTTCGAGCTGCGTGCCGGAGCCGTGCTCGTCACTGCGGGCGGCATCGGAGCCAACCACGACATGGTGCGGGAGAACTGGCCGGCACGGTTGGGAACGGCTCCGAAGTCTCTGATCTCCGGAGTCCCCGAACACGTCGACGGCCGCATGCTCGGCATCACCGAGAAAGTCGGTGGACGTCTGGTCAACAAGGACCGCATGTGGCATTACACCGAGGGCATCAAGAACTGGAATCCGATCTGGAAGAATCACGGAATCAGAATCATTCCCGGCCCGTCGTCCATGTGGTTCGACGCGCGTGGTCGACGGTTCCCGGTGCCCAATTTTCCCGGATTCGATACCCTCGGAACGTTGAAAGCCATCCAGGACAGTGGATTCGACTACTCCTGGTTCGTTCTGACGCAGAAGATCATCGAGAAGGAGTTCGCGCTCTCGGGATCGGAGCAGAATCCGGACATCACCGGCAAGAATCTCAAGCTCGTCCTCGGTCGAGTGTTGCCCGGCGCCAGCGGACCGGTCGAGGCGTTCAAGAAGAACGGAAAGGATTTCGTCGTCGCCGACACCCTCGCCGAACTCGTCCAGGGCATGAACAAGATCTCCGGCGAAAATCTGATCGACCTCGTCGATCTGAAGCGGCAGATCGAGGCCCGCGACCGTGAGGTCGACAACCCGTTCACCAAGGATCTGCAAATCTCCGCAATCCACAACTCGCGTCGTTCGCGCGGAGAACGCATCGCGCGTACCGCCTCTCCGCACAAGATCCTCGATCCCAAGTCGGGTCCGTTGATTGCCGTGCGTCTGAACATCATCACGCGGAAAACGTTGGGCGGCATCCAAACCGACCTGCAGGGTCGGGTTCTCGATGGCGACGGACACGCGATCGACGGGCTGTGGGCGGCCGGTGAGATCGCAGGATTCGGCGGCGGCGGTGTGCACGGGTACCGCTCACTGGAGGGAACCTTCCTCGGTGGGTGCATCTTCGGCGGCCGGCAGGCGGGACGCGCGATCGCCACGCAGGCGTGA
- a CDS encoding helix-turn-helix domain-containing protein: protein MTSAGRALTDDTIESLVLALGLAPPDRTAPSTTRSHLCTRREQRAILLLPSSIGRDRADGASRATGVRGCLVELSTIAGVSGAWRLASDALDTAPDHAFDDRAVLDTGDGQLLALLTARPTADTSEVVRTVLGSLIEAANAHILDGLSAFIATGTATAAAAQLHVHPQTLRYRLRRAQELTGRDPRSAWHRLALDTAIQLRQLG, encoded by the coding sequence ATGACAAGCGCGGGCAGAGCACTGACCGATGACACCATCGAATCTCTGGTTCTCGCACTGGGACTCGCGCCGCCCGATCGCACCGCGCCGTCGACGACGCGCAGTCACCTGTGCACCCGACGCGAGCAGCGGGCGATCCTGCTGCTGCCGTCCTCGATCGGTCGAGACCGTGCCGACGGCGCGTCCCGAGCGACCGGTGTGCGTGGATGCCTCGTGGAGCTGTCGACCATTGCCGGTGTCAGCGGCGCGTGGAGGCTCGCTTCCGATGCTCTGGACACGGCACCGGATCATGCGTTCGACGACCGCGCCGTGCTCGACACCGGCGACGGGCAGCTGCTGGCACTGTTGACCGCGCGGCCCACCGCGGACACGAGCGAGGTGGTGCGCACCGTACTCGGCTCGCTCATCGAGGCCGCGAATGCGCATATCCTCGACGGGCTTTCGGCCTTCATCGCCACCGGCACCGCCACGGCCGCAGCGGCACAGTTGCATGTGCATCCGCAAACGCTGCGTTATCGACTGCGCCGAGCCCAGGAACTGACCGGCCGAGATCCGCGATCGGCGTGGCATCGGCTGGCGCTCGACACGGCGATTCAACTGCGGCAACTCGGTTGA